In Zonotrichia leucophrys gambelii isolate GWCS_2022_RI chromosome 12, RI_Zleu_2.0, whole genome shotgun sequence, a single genomic region encodes these proteins:
- the TMEM43 gene encoding transmembrane protein 43 — translation MSRNFSDPGSSRKEHVKVTSEPKPGFLERLSETSGGMLIGLVTFLLAFYVLFTNEGRALRTARSLDEGLSLVVPLDSIHSISQQNEGRLVHLAGALSTSKPLFDPSYGLSIQAVKLKRNVEMYQWVEYEDSKEYEEDGEIKKETKYSYNTEWKSEVVNSRNFDREIGHKNPSAMAVESFTAVSPNVQVGSFVLSKGLVDRIDDFKQLSLSHLEDPHADVTRRENYFYHSDNPRRPEVGDLRVSFFYAGLSEDDPHLGSADRVTVIARQRGDQLVPYHTKSGDVLEILYPGDLSVEEVFQKEQEGNTMKTWALRAAGWLSMFVGISLMTRIFYTLVDWFPVVRELVSVGLKVFAVCVASSLSLLTIAVGWLFYRPLWALLLMLLSAVPILVARTRVLPKKQQ, via the exons ATGTCGAGGAAT TTCTCTgacccaggcagcagcagaaaagagcATGTTAAAGTCACAAGTGAGCCCAAACCAGGGTTCCTGGAGCGGCTCAGTGAGACCTCTGGAGGCATGTTGATTGGACTTGTGACGTTTCTTCTGGCTTTCTATGTTCTTTTTACCAATGAA GGACGAGCTTTAAGGACAGCCAGGTCTCTTGATGAGGGGCTTTCTCTTGTGGTCCCTCTTGACAGCATCCACAGCATCTCTCAGCAGAATGAGGGGAGACTGGTGCACTTGGCTGGTGCTCTGAGTACATCTAAG CCTTTGTTTGACCCCAGCTATGGGCTCTCCATCCAAGCTGTCAAACTTAAGCGTAACGTGGAAATGTACCAGTGGGTTGAATATGAAGACTCAAA GGAATATGAGGAGGATGGTGAGATTAAGAAAGAGACAAAGTATTCATACA ATACAGAGTGGAAATCAGAAGTTGTGAACAGCAGAAACTTTGATCGAGAAATTGGACACAAAAACCCGAG TGCCATGGCTGTGGAGTCTTTCACTGCTGTTTCTCCCAACGTCCAGGTTGGCAGCTTTGTTCTTTCCAAGG GTCTCGTGGATAGAATTGATGATTTCAAGCAGCTGAGCTTGTCACACCTGGAGGATCCCCATGCTGATGTTACCcgaagagaaaattatttctatcaCAGTGACAACCCCAGGCGTCCAGAA GTGGGAGACCTTCGTGTCTCTTTCTTCTATGCAGGTCTGAGTGAAGATGATCCCCATTTGGGCTCTGCTGACAGG GTGACTGTGATTGCTCGGCAGCGAGGTGATCAGCTGGTTCCATATCATACCAAGTCTGGAGATGTTCTGGAGATTCTGTACCCTGGGGACCTCTCTGTGGAG GAGGTGTttcagaaggagcaggagggtaACACCATGAAGACCTGGGCCCTCCGTGCAGCTGGCTGGCTCTCAATGTTTGTGGGCATCAGCCTGATGACCAGGATCTTTTACACATTAG TGGACTGGTTTCCCGTGGTGAGGGAGCTGGTGAGCGTTGGCCTGAAGGTGTTTGCGGTGTGTGTGGCCAGCTCGCTGTCCCTGCTGACCATCGCCGTGGGCTGGCTCTtctaccgcccgctctgggccctgctcctgatgctgctctctgctgtccccatcctggtGGCCAGGACCCGTGTTCTGCCCAAGAAGCAGCAGTGA